In Candidatus Omnitrophota bacterium, the DNA window GCACCCTGGCCGCCTCTGCCGTAAAATATTATCTCTTTCATTTCCATGCCCCTTGTTATGGCGTCGGTTTCAGCAACCTATTGATCTCGTACAGCGTATTCAGGACTTCAGTGTCGTCCGGCGCTATTTTGATTAATTTTTCGTAGACTACCTTGGCTTTGCCCAGAGCGTCTTCCTTTAGATAGGCGCTACCGCACATCTTATAATATTCAATCAATTTTGCCTTGTAATCTGCGGAAAGCGGCTGAAAGGCAGAAAGCTTATCGCACTCATCTTCCATGTCACCCCACTTCTCTTCGCTTTTGAAAGTCTCGATATTGCTTAGTACGTATCTTATGCTGCTCTCAATATCGCTTTTATGCGACACGACAGTAATCTCTTCGAGGTATGCCTTGGCTTTTTCGGCAAGCGGACTCCTGGGATATTGGTCTATGAACTTCTCGAAGGTTTCCCGGGCATTAAAGTAATCTTTATTCTCATAATAAAACTCGGCTATCTTAAAGAGGGCTTCATCGGCCCATCTGCTATTAGGGTAATTTCGCGTTATTGTAAAAAACCTAAATACCGCAAAATCCCTCTTACCTCCTTTTTCCAGATCAAGCCCTTCTTTATATAAGATATCGGCCTGGTCCGCCCATAGAAACTGAGGGGCAAATATTATGGCGACAACTAAACAATAACCTAAAAGTAAACAGAGTTTTTTACACATTTTCTTTTTCGGGAAAATTATATATAACGGCACGAGGAAAGACATATTCTATATGACTGAGAGTATGGAATCAGCGCCGCCGAAATTATTTGTGGTAGTCCGCGAATTATTTGGATCCTGGCGCCACTCGCCATCCACTATAAATTTATATTTGTAATTTCCGGGTCTAAGCGCTATCTTCTTTTCCCATATACCATCTGGCATTTGTTCCAAGCGACTGGAACCGTCAGCTCGCCATCCATTAAAATCTCCCACCAGGTAGACGTTTTTAGCCTCGGGTACCGATATTGAAAATGCCTGCACCTTCAAGGTATCCCGCATCCTTGCCATAAAACCCTCGGCTTCTTTATAGAAATCATCTAAAAATAATTTTCTGCTGTCTATGATTACTTCTTCTGCCAGTGCCAGGTAATCTTCCGCGCCCGCAGCGTGCTTATTTAATTTGAGAGCCGGCACCCCGCGTTCGGCGGCCTCTCGGAGAGTCACATTTACGCGAATGATAGTGCCATGAAGATTATCTTTAAAGTATCTTTTTATTTCCTGCAGCATCTTCTTGGCATAGTTTGTGCGCTTATCATACATGCACACGAGCCCCTTTACCCTGGGGGAGCGCTGCAATTTTAACTGTATAAGCTCAACCATATTTATCAATTTCCCTACGCCCATCAGGGATAATGAGCAGCATTGAACCGGCACTAAGAGCTCATGCGCAGCCCTAAGCGCATTAAATGTGAGAAAGCCAAGGCTGGGAGGGCAGTCAATTATTACAAAATCATAGCTGGTTTCAAGCGAATCCAGCGCCTTATATATTATTGATATGGCATCCTCTTCACTCCTCAGCTCCTGTTCTATTGTGCTCAATAGAATATGGCCTGGCGCCAGATCGAAATTTTCCCAAAGATGCAGGATGACTTCGGATAGCCGTTTGCGCCTTATATCATTCGTCGTAAAGACATTGTATACAGAGCGCTCGATCTGATCCGTCTTTATACCCAAACCGCAAGAGGCATGCGATTGAGGGTCCAGGTCTAGCGCGAGGACCTTGTAACCCTTACTAGCAAGAGAAGAAGCTAGATTGATAGTCGTGGTGGTTTTGCCACATCCGCCTTTTTGATTTGCTATAGCTATTACTCTCATGTTTTCCTCCAATCATTTGCTCGCTATTTTCATATTTTTTATATAGATACAAGTACCGGGTTCGTTCGCAGTAGTCTGCGTCCCAAACTCAAATCCGATATGCTTAATTCGCTTTGTATTATAATGGCCCTTCAGGTTATTGAGAGGTATTGATACAAATTGCCATTCCGAATTCATGTTTTTGTTAAAAATCATATTTTGGGCCTGTGGAATGTATGAATTATTATCCGCATCGCGCAATATAACCTGCAGGCTTTCACGCCCGATTGAACCCTTTACGAAAAAATCAAGAGAGCTCATAGTGAGGTCGGCCGGGCTTATTAAATCAAATCCGGCACTGGCCCAGGCTGCTGTGCCGTCGTTTATTAAACATATCCCGTCTTTTAGTATTCGACTATCCTTTAACGCGCCGCCGTAAAAACCGAGCCTCTTTATCGCCCGCTCATTTATCTCGCCATTTACTATGAAGAAACTTGTTAAAGGAGAAAGGGCAACCGGCTCAACCGGTGGCGGTAGGATTTTTTTCGCAGGCACCTCTTTAATTGCTTCGGGCGCGGCTTTGGCCGTTTCTCCGCCCAGAAACTCAATCTTAATATTGATTTTCCCGCGATAAGCTATATTGATAAGTAAAAGCAGGACAGCCAAGAGGGATATCAGCCATGGAAATAGTCGCATAAACGCGTAGCTCGGATTAGATGCCTTGCGCGGGGGCATGATGATCGTTTCTTCCTTTTTGTTTTTTGACGGCGTATTGAGCGGGTTTAGAATGTAAGTATTGGCGAGATGTTCCTTCGTTTTAGTATCAAAATTTTCGGTTATGATTTTAGGGGAAAAAAAATCCTCGTATCCTTTTTTTTCGGCGTTTCTTTTTCTATAGGTTAAAAGGTCTACTATCTTACTCAACTCTTCCCTCTTTGGTTGCCATTAGTATGATTATACCATAAAAGTTAAAATATGACAAATAAGAAGTTAGACAAACAAGGGTTTGCCATAAAAGCGCTAGTCTATAAATAAAAGCGGATCGACACACTTACCCTTCTGCCTTATTTCAAAATGCAAATGCGGCTGAATGCCTTTATATTTGGCATTTCCGGTTTTTCCGACATATCCTATTGCCTTGCCCTGGCGCACTCTTTTATTGTTCTTTATAATTATTCGCGAAAGATGGCCATACAAGGTAGCCGAACCGTCAGAATGGCGTATTATTACGTATTTACCCATGCCGTTTTTGACAAAACCCACCTTCGCGATGCCGCTTTTCGATGCGATTACTTTAGTATTTAAGGGCGCGGAAATATCAATGCCCTTGTGGCTCCTTCCTCCTCTTCGCGGAGCGCCAAAATGGCCGTCACCGCGAGCGTCTTTTCTTATGAGCGGCTTTCCGTGAGATTTAATAGGCGATATAAATTCTTCGGCGCACCAACCAGAACAATAAATCCAACCGATCATTGCTATTAAGAATATTCCGAGTAACGACTTTTTCATCTTGCGGAATATCTTCTTGAAAGAGTAAACACAAAAAGTCCTATCATAAATGCACCGATAAAAGCCTCAGATCCGGCAAGCAGCCGATACCATACATTTTCTTTCGGTATCATATCGCCGTACCCCAAGGTGGTGAACGTGACTATGCTATAATAGATATAATCACCTATAGTAAAATTTGCATGATCAGCGTATGAAGGCGTGATTGTTTGCAGCGAAAAGTATATCAGGCCGTAAAGCAGTATAATAGCCAGCGAAGACAATATTACGCGGTTCGGTTTTTCTCCGTATCCGCATAGTATTCCCATGAGGGCAAGCGGTATATAAGATATGCTTCTGTTTTTTAAAAGCCACTTTTGTTCCATGGCCTTCTCCTTAAAGGAGGCCCAGCTCGCATCTTTATACCTGCCGTTTGCCAAAAAATACCGCTTAAGATCGCGGTAAGATTCCTCCGAAGACAATATACCTCTTTCGTCTATTTTTTCAGTAGGTTTGGTGACAATGCCTTGTGCGCTTCTTGCAAAATTCTGCATAGTAAGGGATTTTGCGCCAGTTATCTCAGTATGCCATAAACGGGATGAATAAAGCCGGCATTGCCATAAATCCGCGTATTCTAGGTAAGCTTCGGTGATATTGGCGCGCGATAAATCGGCATGCCACAATCGCGTCTTTTTAAGATTTGCCTGAGTCAGGTCGCTATTTTCCAAATTAACGCCTGTCAAATCCGCGCCTTCCATGTTACAGCCGATAAGATTGGCGTTATTCATGTCGGAATGAAAAAAGTTCGCGTTTTTAAAATCAGATTGCGACAGGTCCGCATTATTCAATTTTGCCTTCATTAATTCGGCGTTCGGAATTATAACTTTTCTAAGTATGAAACCTTCCCCATCCCCTCCCCCGTCAAAGAAGTCTTTCAAGCGCTCCATATACTGCGCTTTGTCGACAGTGTGATTCCAGCAGAAGCGGGAAAGGCTTACCGCTTTTTCCTTGCACGAATTTTCGGTGCAGCGGATCTCATTGCCTACTACGCTGATCGTCTTATTGGGATTGGCCATTTAAGATTTTATTGTGGGGCATTCTTTGTTTAGTTTTTGCACCATCCGGTCGCACAATTGCAGCAAAAACCGGTTTTCATCATCGTTGTATATCTCTAAAATTTTTATACCAGCCTTAAGCTTGTCGCCTGCCTTATTAGCCTTTTGCTCAATACCGCTTACCCAGATTATTTCTCCTATCATTGTAAACGGTTTGCTATTCTTTAACCCTATCACGATTTCCAGTTTGGTGCCATTTTTGATATTATCATTGTGCTGAAAAATAAGACCAAGTCCCTCAGGGCTTATATTATTACATTCCGCGGGTTCTTTACTTTTATCTTTATGCCCTATAATACGGTACGTTACACTTGCTTCTATGTTCAATCTGGCATACTTTCTTCTCTCTATCACTATTACCCCGAGTTATTTAATCGTTGGTACTGCGACTGGTTATATGCCGATTTATAAAAACGACTATTTTGTCCTGAACCTTTTTCGCCATATCTTTAAAATAGATCCCCATACCGGGATACGATTGAATCTGCAGGCTTTTG includes these proteins:
- a CDS encoding tetratricopeptide repeat protein, with product MCKKLCLLLGYCLVVAIIFAPQFLWADQADILYKEGLDLEKGGKRDFAVFRFFTITRNYPNSRWADEALFKIAEFYYENKDYFNARETFEKFIDQYPRSPLAEKAKAYLEEITVVSHKSDIESSIRYVLSNIETFKSEEKWGDMEDECDKLSAFQPLSADYKAKLIEYYKMCGSAYLKEDALGKAKVVYEKLIKIAPDDTEVLNTLYEINRLLKPTP
- a CDS encoding M23 family metallopeptidase, which produces MKKSLLGIFLIAMIGWIYCSGWCAEEFISPIKSHGKPLIRKDARGDGHFGAPRRGGRSHKGIDISAPLNTKVIASKSGIAKVGFVKNGMGKYVIIRHSDGSATLYGHLSRIIIKNNKRVRQGKAIGYVGKTGNAKYKGIQPHLHFEIRQKGKCVDPLLFID
- a CDS encoding pentapeptide repeat-containing protein, translating into MANPNKTISVVGNEIRCTENSCKEKAVSLSRFCWNHTVDKAQYMERLKDFFDGGGDGEGFILRKVIIPNAELMKAKLNNADLSQSDFKNANFFHSDMNNANLIGCNMEGADLTGVNLENSDLTQANLKKTRLWHADLSRANITEAYLEYADLWQCRLYSSRLWHTEITGAKSLTMQNFARSAQGIVTKPTEKIDERGILSSEESYRDLKRYFLANGRYKDASWASFKEKAMEQKWLLKNRSISYIPLALMGILCGYGEKPNRVILSSLAIILLYGLIYFSLQTITPSYADHANFTIGDYIYYSIVTFTTLGYGDMIPKENVWYRLLAGSEAFIGAFMIGLFVFTLSRRYSAR
- a CDS encoding PilZ domain-containing protein, with the translated sequence MIERRKYARLNIEASVTYRIIGHKDKSKEPAECNNISPEGLGLIFQHNDNIKNGTKLEIVIGLKNSKPFTMIGEIIWVSGIEQKANKAGDKLKAGIKILEIYNDDENRFLLQLCDRMVQKLNKECPTIKS
- a CDS encoding AAA family ATPase is translated as MRVIAIANQKGGCGKTTTTINLASSLASKGYKVLALDLDPQSHASCGLGIKTDQIERSVYNVFTTNDIRRKRLSEVILHLWENFDLAPGHILLSTIEQELRSEEDAISIIYKALDSLETSYDFVIIDCPPSLGFLTFNALRAAHELLVPVQCCSLSLMGVGKLINMVELIQLKLQRSPRVKGLVCMYDKRTNYAKKMLQEIKRYFKDNLHGTIIRVNVTLREAAERGVPALKLNKHAAGAEDYLALAEEVIIDSRKLFLDDFYKEAEGFMARMRDTLKVQAFSISVPEAKNVYLVGDFNGWRADGSSRLEQMPDGIWEKKIALRPGNYKYKFIVDGEWRQDPNNSRTTTNNFGGADSILSVI